The following proteins come from a genomic window of Pseudomonas sp. Z8(2022):
- the ppsA gene encoding phosphoenolpyruvate synthase, whose amino-acid sequence MVEYVVSLDKLGVHDVEHVGGKNASLGEMISNLAGAGVSVPGGFATTAQAYRDFLEQSGLNAQIHAALDALDVDDVNALAKTGAQIRQWVMEADFPAELDKQIRDAFASMSAGNDNMAVAVRSSATAEDLPDASFAGQQETFLNIRGVDNVIRATKEVFASLFNDRAIAYRVHQGFDHKLVALSAGVQRMVRSETGTAGVMFTLDTESGFRDVVFITGAYGLGETVVQGAVNPDEFYVHKPTLEAGRPAILRRNLGSKAIKMVYGDEAKAGRSVKTVEVDRAERARFCITDAEVSELAKQAMIIEKHYGRPMDIEWAKDGDDGKLYIVQARPETVKSRSSATVMERYLLKEKGTVLVEGRAIGQRIGAGKVRVIHDVSEMDKVQPGDVLVSDMTDPDWEPVMKRASAIVTNRGGRTCHAAIIARELGIPAVVGCGNATSVLKDGQGVTVSCAEGDTGFIFEGELGFDIRKNSVDAMPELPFKIMMNVGNPDRAFDFAQLPNEGVGLARLEFIINRMIGVHPKALLNFSSLPPEIKDSVEKRIAGYGDPVDFYVEKLVEGISTLAAAFWPKKVIVRLSDFKSNEYANLIGGKLYEPEEENPMLGFRGASRYISESFRDCFELECRALKKVRGEMGLTNVEIMVPFVRTLGEASQVVDLLATNGLKRGENGLRVIMMCELPSNALLADEFLEFFDGFSIGSNDLTQLTLGLDRDSGIVAHLFDERNPAVKKLLANAIAACNKAGKYIGICGQGPSDHPDLAKWLMEQGIESVSLNPDSVLDTWFFLAEAQPA is encoded by the coding sequence TTGGTAGAGTACGTAGTTTCCCTCGATAAGCTCGGCGTCCACGATGTAGAGCATGTGGGGGGCAAGAACGCATCCCTCGGCGAGATGATCAGCAACCTGGCGGGTGCCGGCGTCTCGGTTCCCGGCGGTTTCGCCACTACGGCTCAGGCCTACCGCGACTTTCTCGAACAGAGCGGCCTGAACGCACAGATCCACGCGGCGCTCGACGCGCTCGACGTCGACGATGTCAACGCCCTGGCCAAGACCGGCGCCCAGATTCGCCAGTGGGTCATGGAGGCCGACTTCCCGGCCGAGCTGGACAAGCAGATCCGCGATGCCTTCGCCAGCATGAGCGCCGGCAACGACAACATGGCCGTGGCCGTGCGTTCCTCCGCCACCGCAGAAGACCTGCCGGACGCTTCCTTCGCCGGCCAGCAGGAGACCTTCCTCAACATCCGCGGCGTGGACAACGTGATCCGCGCCACCAAGGAAGTCTTCGCCTCCCTGTTCAACGACCGCGCCATTGCCTACCGTGTGCACCAGGGCTTCGATCACAAGCTGGTCGCGCTGTCCGCCGGCGTGCAGCGCATGGTGCGTTCGGAAACCGGCACCGCCGGCGTGATGTTCACGCTCGATACCGAGTCCGGCTTCCGTGACGTGGTATTCATCACCGGCGCCTACGGCCTCGGTGAAACCGTGGTGCAGGGCGCGGTCAACCCTGACGAATTCTACGTACACAAGCCGACCCTGGAAGCCGGCCGCCCGGCCATTCTGCGCCGCAACCTGGGCAGCAAGGCGATCAAGATGGTCTATGGCGACGAAGCCAAGGCCGGTCGTTCGGTCAAGACAGTTGAAGTCGACCGCGCCGAGCGCGCGCGCTTCTGCATCACCGATGCCGAGGTCAGCGAGCTGGCCAAACAGGCGATGATCATCGAAAAACACTATGGCCGCCCGATGGATATCGAGTGGGCCAAGGACGGTGACGACGGCAAGCTGTACATCGTGCAGGCCCGTCCGGAAACCGTTAAGAGCCGCTCCAGCGCCACCGTGATGGAACGCTATCTGCTGAAAGAGAAAGGCACCGTGCTGGTGGAAGGCCGCGCCATCGGTCAGCGCATCGGCGCCGGCAAGGTTCGCGTGATCCACGATGTGTCCGAGATGGACAAGGTGCAACCTGGCGACGTGCTGGTCTCCGACATGACCGACCCGGACTGGGAACCGGTGATGAAGCGCGCCAGCGCCATCGTCACCAACCGCGGCGGGCGTACCTGCCACGCGGCGATCATCGCCCGTGAGCTGGGTATTCCGGCTGTAGTCGGCTGCGGCAACGCCACCAGCGTGCTGAAGGATGGTCAGGGCGTGACCGTATCCTGCGCCGAAGGCGATACCGGTTTCATCTTCGAGGGCGAGCTGGGCTTCGACATCCGCAAGAACTCGGTCGATGCCATGCCCGAACTGCCGTTCAAGATCATGATGAACGTCGGCAACCCGGATCGTGCCTTCGACTTCGCTCAGCTGCCGAACGAAGGTGTGGGCCTGGCTCGTCTGGAATTCATCATCAACCGCATGATCGGCGTGCACCCGAAGGCGCTGCTGAACTTCTCCAGCCTGCCGCCGGAGATCAAGGACAGCGTCGAGAAACGCATCGCCGGTTATGGCGATCCGGTCGACTTCTATGTCGAGAAGCTGGTCGAGGGCATCAGCACCCTGGCCGCTGCCTTCTGGCCGAAGAAAGTCATCGTGCGTCTGTCGGACTTCAAGTCCAACGAATATGCCAACTTGATCGGCGGCAAGCTGTACGAGCCGGAAGAAGAGAACCCGATGCTGGGCTTCCGCGGCGCCTCGCGCTACATCAGTGAATCCTTCCGCGATTGCTTCGAGCTGGAATGCCGTGCGCTGAAGAAGGTGCGGGGCGAGATGGGCCTGACCAACGTCGAGATCATGGTGCCGTTCGTACGTACCCTGGGTGAGGCTTCGCAGGTGGTGGATCTGCTTGCCACCAACGGCCTGAAGCGCGGCGAGAATGGTCTGCGCGTCATCATGATGTGCGAACTGCCGTCCAACGCACTGCTGGCTGACGAGTTCCTCGAGTTCTTCGACGGCTTCTCCATCGGCTCCAACGACCTGACTCAGCTGACTCTGGGCCTGGACCGTGACTCCGGCATCGTCGCCCATCTGTTCGATGAGCGTAACCCGGCGGTGAAGAAGCTGCTGGCCAACGCCATCGCTGCCTGCAACAAGGCCGGCAAGTACATCGGCATCTGCGGTCAGGGCCCGTCGGATCACCCGGATCTGGCCAAGTGGCTGATGGAGCAGGGCATCGAGAGCGTCTCGCTGAACCCTGACTCGGTCCTCGACACTTGGTTCTTCCTGGCCGAGGCGCAGCCCGCCTGA
- a CDS encoding lysophospholipase: protein MQSSSELFPVALISAELRGDLCEDVYLLKPNNSPDSSVELALTRVGQAGAEGVRGVPVVLLHGSFSNRRFWYSPKGIGLGAYLARAGFDVWIAEMRGHGLSPRNEGYRDNNVARYVRYDLPAIADFIVEQTGQPAHWIGHSLGGVILAAALGGGHLEPSRARSAALFGSQISRTYWPLKVPPVEWCARLLLRAFPYLSGRRLKRGPEDEPIGLALETLRWLRLFGRFGDGDRDWWAGLAQVRVPVLAVAAADDVQDPAWACRKLLEQCSVAPRQFLLLGKDQGFTCDFGHIEMLVSKEAQREVWPLTAYWLQHLQLPGEFVEQASAAGA from the coding sequence ATGCAAAGCAGTAGTGAGCTTTTCCCCGTTGCTCTGATCAGCGCCGAACTACGTGGCGACCTGTGTGAAGATGTCTATCTTCTCAAGCCCAACAACAGTCCGGACTCCAGCGTCGAGCTGGCCCTGACCCGGGTGGGGCAGGCGGGCGCCGAAGGCGTGCGCGGTGTGCCGGTGGTCTTGCTGCATGGCAGTTTTTCCAACCGACGTTTCTGGTATTCGCCCAAGGGCATCGGTCTGGGCGCCTATCTGGCACGCGCCGGGTTCGACGTCTGGATCGCCGAGATGCGCGGTCATGGTCTGTCCCCGCGCAACGAAGGTTATCGGGACAACAACGTGGCGCGGTACGTGCGCTATGACCTGCCCGCCATCGCAGATTTCATCGTCGAGCAGACCGGACAGCCTGCGCACTGGATTGGTCACTCACTGGGCGGCGTGATCCTGGCGGCTGCGCTGGGCGGTGGTCATCTCGAGCCATCGCGCGCGCGCTCGGCCGCGTTGTTCGGCAGTCAGATCAGCCGCACCTACTGGCCGCTGAAGGTGCCGCCGGTGGAGTGGTGTGCGCGTCTGCTGTTGCGTGCCTTTCCCTATCTGTCCGGTCGCCGCCTGAAGCGCGGGCCTGAAGACGAGCCCATCGGCCTGGCACTGGAAACCCTGCGCTGGCTCAGGCTGTTCGGACGTTTCGGTGATGGTGACCGGGACTGGTGGGCAGGCCTCGCCCAGGTGCGCGTGCCGGTTCTGGCCGTGGCGGCGGCAGACGATGTTCAGGATCCCGCCTGGGCCTGCCGCAAACTTCTGGAGCAATGCAGTGTCGCGCCAAGGCAATTTCTGCTGCTGGGCAAGGACCAAGGTTTCACCTGCGACTTCGGGCATATCGAGATGCTGGTCAGCAAGGAGGCGCAGCGCGAGGTCTGGCCCCTGACCGCATACTGGCTGCAACACCTGCAACTGCCAGGGGAGTTCGTCGAGCAGGCCTCTGCGGCCGGTGCTTGA
- the rraA gene encoding ribonuclease E activity regulator RraA, translating into MHYVTPDLCDAYPELVQVVEPMFANYGGRDSFGGQIVTIKCHEDNSLVKEQVDQPGQGKVLVVDGGGSLRRALLGDMLAEKAAKNGWEGILVYGCIRDVDVIAQTDLGVQALASHPMKTDKRGIGDLNVPVTFGGVTFKPGEYLYADNNGVIVSPQALKMPE; encoded by the coding sequence ATGCACTACGTCACCCCTGATCTGTGCGATGCCTACCCTGAGCTGGTTCAGGTCGTCGAGCCCATGTTCGCCAACTACGGTGGCCGCGATTCCTTCGGCGGGCAGATCGTCACCATCAAGTGCCACGAGGACAATTCGCTGGTGAAGGAGCAGGTCGATCAGCCTGGCCAGGGCAAGGTCCTGGTCGTTGACGGCGGCGGCTCGCTGCGTCGGGCGCTGCTGGGCGACATGCTCGCCGAAAAGGCGGCCAAGAACGGCTGGGAAGGCATCCTGGTATACGGCTGCATCCGTGACGTCGATGTCATCGCGCAGACCGATCTCGGCGTGCAGGCGCTGGCCAGCCACCCGATGAAGACCGACAAGCGTGGCATTGGTGACCTGAACGTGCCGGTCACCTTTGGTGGCGTGACCTTCAAGCCGGGTGAGTACCTGTATGCCGACAACAACGGTGTCATCGTCTCCCCGCAAGCGCTGAAAATGCCGGAATAA
- a CDS encoding zinc transporter ZntB, whose translation MQDQDSALLHAFVLNGRGGARSISRDELDSLQLGEQESLWLHWDRGQVQAQHWLRESSGLDEFSCDLLLEENTRPRFLALPDNEMLIFLRGVNRNPGADPEDMVSVRIFADARRVISLRLRPLLATDALIADLLAGVGPKTASELLLELASHLTSRVDDLVTELSELLDDQEDLLDGDERYRPDHGLMLQVRRRAASLRRFLAPQRDLYAQLARNHQPWFAEDAGDYWNELNNRLTRYLEELELIRERVGLVLEAESRRLGERMNRIMYRFTVIAGLFLPLSFITGLLGINLGGIPGAESPIGFFVACGLMVVLAVGQLLLFRRWRWL comes from the coding sequence ATGCAGGATCAGGATTCGGCGCTGCTGCATGCCTTCGTGCTCAATGGCCGTGGTGGTGCGCGCAGCATCAGCCGCGACGAGCTGGACAGTCTTCAGCTAGGCGAGCAGGAGAGTCTGTGGCTGCACTGGGATCGTGGTCAGGTGCAGGCGCAGCACTGGCTTCGCGAAAGCAGCGGGCTGGACGAATTCAGTTGCGATCTGCTGCTGGAGGAGAACACCAGGCCGCGTTTTCTGGCGTTGCCGGACAACGAGATGCTGATCTTCCTGCGCGGCGTCAATCGCAACCCAGGCGCCGATCCGGAGGACATGGTATCGGTGCGCATCTTCGCCGATGCCCGCCGGGTGATCTCCCTGCGTCTGCGCCCGCTGCTGGCAACCGATGCGCTGATTGCCGATCTGCTCGCGGGCGTCGGGCCGAAAACGGCATCGGAGCTGTTGCTCGAGCTGGCGAGTCATCTGACTAGTCGTGTCGATGATCTGGTTACCGAGCTGAGCGAGCTGCTCGATGATCAGGAAGACCTTCTCGATGGCGATGAGCGTTATCGTCCCGATCATGGCCTGATGTTGCAGGTGCGGCGGCGTGCGGCCAGCCTGCGCCGTTTTCTCGCCCCGCAGCGCGACCTCTACGCGCAGCTGGCACGCAATCATCAGCCCTGGTTCGCCGAGGATGCTGGTGACTACTGGAACGAGCTGAACAACCGCCTGACCCGCTATCTCGAAGAGCTGGAGCTGATCCGCGAGCGCGTCGGTCTGGTGCTGGAGGCCGAAAGCCGGCGCCTCGGTGAGCGCATGAATCGCATCATGTATCGCTTCACCGTAATCGCCGGGCTGTTTCTGCCGCTGAGTTTCATCACCGGGCTGCTGGGTATCAACCTCGGCGGCATTCCGGGCGCCGAAAGTCCGATCGGTTTCTTTGTCGCCTGCGGCCTGATGGTCGTGCTGGCGGTAGGACAATTGCTGCTTTTTCGCCGCTGGCGTTGGTTGTGA
- a CDS encoding CrfX protein → MRMHDPFEESLRDLLKSSPSSHDDDACLHRVLKTANRQVGAGDLFSLMGHWAQALMIALNNGSAHVAPVSRRTQSSASADKAD, encoded by the coding sequence GTGCGCATGCACGATCCATTCGAAGAGTCTCTACGCGATTTGCTCAAGTCTTCGCCGTCCAGCCACGACGATGATGCTTGCCTGCACCGGGTTCTCAAGACCGCCAACCGTCAGGTCGGTGCTGGTGATCTGTTCAGCCTGATGGGGCACTGGGCGCAGGCCCTGATGATCGCTCTGAATAACGGTTCGGCGCATGTCGCGCCGGTATCCCGCCGTACCCAATCCTCTGCTTCTGCTGATAAGGCCGACTGA
- a CDS encoding mechanosensitive ion channel family protein, whose protein sequence is MELDPWTQSLISAMTALWTKVAGFIPNLFVALVLVLLGFVVAKLLDTLLSKLLGKVGLDRLMTGTGLTKLLARVGIHASVSTLIGKIVYWFVLLIFLVSAAESLGLQRVSATLDVLALYLPKVFGAALVLLAGVLLAQLVSSLVRGAADGVGLEYAHGLGRVAQGLVIIISISVAIGQLEVKTDLLNNVIAIVLISVGLAVALALGLGSRDIASQILAGIYVRELYQVGQQVQVGDVEGQIEEIGTVKTTLLTDAGELVSVANRVLLEQRVNSR, encoded by the coding sequence ATGGAACTCGATCCCTGGACCCAAAGCCTGATCTCCGCGATGACCGCACTGTGGACCAAGGTTGCCGGATTCATTCCCAACCTGTTCGTTGCGCTGGTGCTGGTGCTGCTCGGCTTCGTTGTCGCCAAGCTGCTCGACACCCTGCTGTCCAAGCTGCTTGGCAAGGTAGGTCTGGATCGCCTGATGACCGGCACCGGCCTGACCAAACTGCTGGCCCGCGTCGGCATTCATGCCTCGGTCTCGACCCTGATCGGCAAGATCGTCTACTGGTTCGTGCTGCTGATCTTCCTGGTTTCCGCCGCTGAATCGCTGGGGTTGCAGCGCGTTTCCGCGACCCTCGACGTACTGGCGCTGTATCTGCCCAAGGTATTCGGCGCGGCGCTGGTGCTGCTGGCCGGTGTACTTCTGGCGCAGCTGGTCAGCAGCCTGGTGCGTGGCGCCGCTGATGGAGTAGGTCTCGAGTACGCCCATGGCCTGGGTCGCGTGGCGCAGGGGCTGGTGATCATCATCAGCATCTCCGTGGCCATTGGCCAGCTTGAGGTCAAGACCGATCTGCTCAACAACGTCATCGCCATCGTGCTGATCTCCGTCGGTCTGGCAGTGGCGCTGGCGCTGGGTCTGGGCAGCCGTGATATCGCCAGCCAGATCCTCGCCGGCATCTATGTGCGCGAGCTTTATCAGGTCGGGCAACAAGTGCAGGTTGGTGATGTCGAAGGCCAGATCGAGGAAATCGGCACAGTGAAGACCACTCTGCTGACCGATGCCGGTGAGCTGGTATCGGTGGCAAATCGGGTATTGCTCGAGCAACGCGTGAACAGTCGCTGA
- the sigX gene encoding RNA polymerase sigma factor SigX translates to MNKAQAQPTRYDPRELTDEELVARAHDELFHITRAYEELMRRYQRTLFNVCARYLGNERDADDVCQEVMLKVLYGLKNFEGKSKFKTWLYSITYNECITQYRKERRKRRLIDALSLDPLEEASDEKTPKVEERGGLDRWLVHVNPIDREILVLRFVAELEFQEIADIMHMGLSATKMRYKRALDRLRDKFSETAET, encoded by the coding sequence TTGAACAAAGCTCAAGCCCAGCCCACGCGCTACGACCCCCGCGAGCTCACCGATGAAGAGCTGGTGGCGCGCGCCCATGACGAGCTGTTTCACATCACTCGTGCTTATGAAGAGTTGATGAGACGCTACCAGCGGACGCTATTTAACGTATGTGCGCGTTATCTGGGGAACGAAAGGGATGCTGACGATGTCTGTCAGGAGGTGATGCTCAAAGTTCTATATGGCCTGAAGAACTTCGAGGGTAAGTCCAAGTTCAAGACCTGGCTTTACAGCATTACCTACAACGAATGCATTACTCAGTATCGAAAAGAGCGGCGCAAGCGTCGACTGATTGACGCCTTGAGTCTGGATCCGCTCGAAGAAGCTTCCGACGAGAAGACACCCAAAGTCGAGGAGCGAGGCGGTCTGGATCGGTGGTTGGTTCACGTCAACCCGATTGATCGCGAGATTCTGGTGCTACGTTTTGTCGCAGAGCTCGAGTTTCAGGAGATTGCCGACATCATGCACATGGGCTTGAGCGCAACGAAGATGCGCTACAAGCGAGCATTGGACCGGTTGCGGGACAAATTTTCGGAAACTGCCGAAACTTAG
- a CDS encoding OmpA family protein, producing the protein MKVKNTLGVVIGSIVAATSFGALAQGQGAVEVEGFVNRYFTDVQRDYAHNEGNLFGGSIGYYLTDDVELALSYGEYHDLRGEGAAGSKNIKGNLTDLKAIYHFGQPGVGLRPYVSAGFGHQSIGDANSGGRNHSTLAIAGAGAKYYFTEMFYARAGVDALYNIDQGDTEWQAGVGVGLNFGGGSKPAPAPVVAAAPEPMPEPAPEPALETVRVELDVKFDFDKDRVKEESYGDIKNLADFMNQYPQTTTTVEGHTDSVGSDAYNQGLSERRANAVRNVLVNQYGVDGSRVNAVGYGESRPVADNATDSGRAINRRVEAEVEAQIKQ; encoded by the coding sequence ATGAAAGTAAAAAACACCTTGGGCGTAGTCATTGGCTCTATTGTTGCCGCAACCTCCTTCGGCGCGCTGGCGCAAGGCCAAGGCGCTGTCGAGGTGGAGGGCTTCGTCAATCGCTACTTCACCGACGTTCAGCGTGATTACGCGCACAACGAAGGCAACCTGTTCGGTGGCAGCATCGGCTACTACCTGACTGACGACGTCGAACTGGCGCTGTCCTACGGCGAATACCACGATCTGCGTGGTGAAGGCGCTGCCGGCAGCAAGAACATCAAAGGCAACCTGACCGACCTGAAGGCCATCTACCACTTCGGTCAGCCGGGTGTTGGCCTGCGTCCGTACGTTTCTGCCGGCTTCGGCCATCAGAGCATCGGCGACGCCAACAGCGGTGGTCGTAACCACTCCACCCTGGCTATCGCTGGCGCTGGTGCCAAGTACTACTTCACCGAAATGTTCTACGCCCGTGCCGGCGTTGACGCTCTGTACAACATCGACCAGGGCGACACCGAGTGGCAAGCCGGCGTGGGTGTTGGTCTGAACTTCGGCGGTGGCAGCAAGCCTGCTCCGGCTCCGGTCGTTGCTGCTGCACCCGAGCCGATGCCTGAGCCTGCTCCGGAGCCGGCACTGGAAACCGTTCGCGTTGAGCTGGACGTCAAGTTCGACTTCGACAAAGACCGCGTCAAAGAAGAAAGCTACGGCGACATCAAGAACCTGGCTGACTTCATGAACCAGTACCCGCAGACCACCACCACCGTTGAAGGTCACACCGACTCCGTCGGTTCTGACGCTTACAACCAGGGTCTGTCCGAGCGTCGCGCCAATGCTGTACGTAACGTGCTGGTCAACCAGTACGGTGTAGACGGCAGCCGTGTGAACGCTGTTGGCTACGGCGAGAGCCGCCCGGTAGCCGACAACGCCACCGACTCCGGCCGCGCCATCAACCGTCGCGTTGAAGCCGAAGTGGAAGCCCAGATCAAGCAGTAA
- the cobA gene encoding uroporphyrinogen-III C-methyltransferase produces MSAKVWLVGAGPGDPELLTLKAVKALNQAEIVMIDDLVNPAVLEHCPGARVVPVGKRGGCRSTPQAFIHRLMLRYARQGKCVVRLKGGDPCIFGRGSEEADWLGARGIEVEMVNGITAGLAGATNCGIPLTLRGVARGVTLVTAHTQDDSSLNWSALAQSGTTLVVYMGVARLADIQSGLLAGGMSGEMPVAMIENASLPEQRECRSSLAAMQDAAAAFALKSPAILVIGEVARASSEVAVPRLLHA; encoded by the coding sequence ATGAGTGCAAAAGTCTGGCTGGTAGGTGCTGGCCCTGGTGATCCCGAACTGCTGACTCTCAAGGCGGTCAAGGCGCTGAATCAGGCCGAAATCGTCATGATCGACGACTTGGTCAACCCGGCTGTGCTCGAACACTGCCCCGGTGCACGCGTCGTCCCGGTCGGCAAGCGCGGCGGCTGTCGTTCCACGCCGCAAGCCTTTATCCATCGTCTGATGCTGCGCTATGCACGCCAGGGCAAATGCGTGGTGCGCCTGAAAGGCGGTGATCCATGCATCTTCGGCCGCGGCAGCGAAGAGGCCGACTGGCTCGGTGCGCGGGGTATCGAGGTAGAGATGGTCAACGGCATTACCGCTGGCCTGGCCGGGGCCACCAACTGCGGCATCCCTCTGACCTTGCGCGGTGTGGCCCGAGGGGTAACCCTGGTCACCGCCCATACCCAGGACGACAGCTCGCTGAACTGGTCCGCCCTGGCGCAAAGCGGTACGACGCTGGTGGTGTATATGGGCGTGGCCAGGCTGGCGGATATCCAGAGCGGCCTGCTTGCCGGCGGCATGAGCGGCGAGATGCCGGTGGCGATGATCGAGAACGCCTCGCTGCCTGAGCAACGCGAGTGCCGCAGTAGCCTCGCGGCGATGCAGGACGCCGCTGCAGCATTTGCGCTGAAGAGCCCGGCCATACTGGTGATCGGCGAAGTCGCCCGCGCCAGCAGCGAGGTTGCCGTACCCCGCCTTCTGCACGCCTGA